The sequence cgggggctactcttcattgtggtgtgcaagaTTGTCATTGTGGTGGtgtctcttgtggagcacgggctctaggcatgcgagctgcagtagttgtggcacacaggctcagtagttgttgtacacgggctcagctgctctgcagcatgagggatcgtcccagaccagggatcgaacccatgacccctgcattggcaggcagattcctaatcactgtaccaccagggaagcccctcaagaGGGTTTCTGAAATTTTGTCAGCGTTTCATCGTCAACAATACTCTGTACACTAACACCATCTTTGTAGTCACCAATGCATTATGCTCACGGGCACTTAATGAAACCATACTGATTGTAATTTGAAGTCCACCAAAGTCAAAGATATGAAGTATATACTAAATGACTTTTGGAGACAAACCTGATAATTGGGTCATCATTTATTTCATGAAGGAGGGAAGACCAAAAACACAAAGAATGATAAAATTCTGCTTGTCATATAAAAATGCATTCTGCTTATgaacattcattttaaatttagaatccAGATGACACACTCCTGCATTTCATagagatttgtaaatattttccatgaAGGAAATGTCTAGAAatgtatttgaataaaataagatatatatatggcataatttctttaaatttgaattacattttctcttaaaggaggaagggaaattctcattctgtattatttctaaCGAAGTGGGCTATATTTAACTGAGATCATGGATGTATTACCTCTAATTACCTTATTCTCTTTCACTTTTCAGTGAAGTTTCATAAAGTAAAAGTGAATAACAATGGGGAAACAGTTGTAAGCAGACAGAATTAGTCACACTGAAAAATATTGCTGAAGGAACTGGGGTGTATAATATAGAAATGAATTGCTTGAATCCAAAATATGGACACAGTGTTGCATGTCCATTTACCTGTTTCCTTACCTTCCAGCCCTCTTTTCCATTTCCACAGGGGTCCAAACTACACAGAACTGGAAACCTAACAAGGGTCTCAGAAttcttcctcctgggcctctcagaTGATCCAGAATTGCAGCCTGTGCTCTTCACCCTGTTCCTgtccatgtacctggtcaccatgttggggaacctgctcatcatcctggctgtcacctctgacccccacttccacacccccatgtacttcttcctctccaacctgtccttggCTGACATCGGTTTTGTCTCTGTGACTGTCCCCAAAATGACTGTGGACATCCAAACTCACAGCAGTGTCATCTCCTATGAGGCCTGCCTGACACAGAtgtctatttttctcctttttgcatGTATGGATGACATGCTtctgactgtgatggcctatgacaggtttgtggccatctgtcacccactgcactaccaggtCATCATGAACCCATGCCTCTGTTGCTTATTacttttggtgtctttttttgttaGCCTTTTGGACTCCCAGGTGCAGAATTTGATTGTGTTACAATTTACCTGCTTCAACGATGTGGAAATTTCTAATTTCTACTGTGACCCTTCTCTTCTTCTCAACCTTGCCTGTTCGGGATCTTTCACCAATAACATAGTCATGTATTT is a genomic window of Hippopotamus amphibius kiboko isolate mHipAmp2 chromosome 15, mHipAmp2.hap2, whole genome shotgun sequence containing:
- the LOC130836212 gene encoding olfactory receptor 7E24-like — protein: MYLVTMLGNLLIILAVTSDPHFHTPMYFFLSNLSLADIGFVSVTVPKMTVDIQTHSSVISYEACLTQMSIFLLFACMDDMLLTVMAYDRFVAICHPLHYQVIMNPCLCCLLLLVSFFVSLLDSQVQNLIVLQFTCFNDVEISNFYCDPSLLLNLACSGSFTNNIVMYFVVAIFGLLPFLVIFFSYYKILSSILRVPSSGGMYKAFSTCGSHLSVVCLFYGTALGVYLSSAVSQSLKKDVVPSVMCTVVTPMLNPFIYSLRNRDIKSVIWRLLSKTISF